The Corynebacterium occultum sequence CACCAGGTTGTCCTCGGCGTGGCTGTGGGGATCGAAGGAACCGTTGAACACCCGGGGATCCCGGTTAGCTCCGGTCCAGTGCAGGTAGATCCGCTGCCCCTCAGGAAGATCAACCTCATCGATGCTCACCGGGCAGGTGGTCACCCGCCGGTTGGAGACGAAGGGGTTGTCCAGCCGCAGCAGCTCATCCATGACCGCCTCATACTCGGCTGCTTCCGGTGTTGAGCGCAGCCAGCCCTGCAGGGAGGCATCATGTGCCAGCCCGTGGCAGATCACGCCGATGCACAGTGCCATGGAGGTCAGGTCGCCACCGGTCCAATTACGCAGAATGGAGACGATCTCGGGGAACTCCAGGCGACGCCCGAGCTGCTCATCCATCACCAGCTGGGTGGTCACGTCATTGAAGCTCTCCGGGGCCTTGAGTCGTGGTTCCACAACCTCGGAGATGATCTGGTCAAAATCCGCCGCGACCTGGGCGATCTTCTCGCGGTCCCCGGAGCGGGAAGCCGCTATATTCGACATCACCCAGTCCAGGAGGCGCTGTTCCAGGTGTTCCGGCCAACCGAGCCACACCATCATCGCCCGCACCGCGTAGCGGGCCCCCAGCTGCCCTACCGCATCCGCGGAGCCGTTCTTCAGCGCCTGGGCCACAACCTTCTGGGCGACCTCTCTGAAGGACTCCGCGTAGCGCTCCACCTCCGAGGGTGCGAGGTAGGTGTCGATCAGGCTGCGGAAGGAGGTGTGCTCCGCACCATCCAACCCATTGGGGAGCTGCAGATGGGCGGACACCGCGGAGCTGAAGTGCTCCGGGTCATTGGCGATGGCCATCGCCTCTTCATGGCCCACGACAATGACCTCACCATCAGGGCCGTGGATGATGGGGCAGCCCATCTCATGGAGCTCATCGGCGAAATCGACGGGGGTACGGCCAGTGGGATCAAATTTCACGGTGGGGCTCCTGGGTCCGAATTGAGGGGTGACTCGCTGGGCTGTGTCAAGGCCTGCGCCGGGGTTCAAGGCGGTGGCTAGCGTAAATCCATGTCATTTTCTTTTCCCACTTTAAACTGAAAAAGGAAAGAGGGCCCGCCCACACCGAAAATAGTGTGGGCGGACCCTCCTCCCCGGACCACTCCCCCGGGGACAGTGCAGTCCCCCCGGATAGTGCTGTCCCGGACTTATCCGAAACGACCGGAGATGTAGTCCTCGGTCTCCTTCTTATCGGGGTTTTCGAAGATCTTCTTGGTCGGACCGAACTCCACGAGGTGGCCCGGCATGCCGGTGGCCTCGAGGGAGTAGAAGGCGGTCTGCTCGGATACGCGGGCAGCCTGCTGCATGTTGTGGGTCACGATGACGATGGTGAAATCTTCCTTCAGCTCGTGGATCAGATCCTCAACCGCGAGGGTGGAGATCGGGTCCAGAGCGGAGCAGGGCTCATCCATGAGCAGGACCTCAGGCTCAACCGCGATGGCGCGGGCGATGCACAGACGCTGTTGCTGACCACCGGAGAGGCCACCGCCCGGCTTATCCAGACGGTCCTTGACCTCCTCCCAGAGGTTGGCACCGCGCAGGGAGCGCTCGGCGACCTCCTTGAGCTTCTTCTTGTTCTTCTCACCCGAAAGCTTCAGGCCGGCGACCACATTGTCTTCGATGGACATGGTCGGGAAGGGGTTGGCCTTCTGGAAGACCATGCCGATGGTGTTGCGCACGGAGACGGGGTCCACGTTCTTGTTGTAGATGTTCTCACCGTCGAGCAGGATCTCACCCTTGACGGTGGCGCCCGGGATGACCTCGTGCATGCGGTTCAGGGTGCGGAGCACGGTGGACTTGCCGCAGCCGGAGGGGCCGATGAAAGCGGTCACGGACTGTGCCGGGATCTTCAGGTTGACGTTCTTCACGGCGTGGAAATCGCCGTAGAAGATGTCGACGTCATTGATTTCAAGCTTGGACATCAGGTTCTCTCCTGGTGGATCTGTGTTGATTCGGGAATGTCGGGTGGGTGACCGCGGTTTAGGTCTTGACCGAGAATCGCGCCGAGATGAGGCGTGCCCCGATATTGAGCAGGGCGATGATGATCACCAGGGTGAGGGCAGCACCCCAGAGCTTTGCCAGAACGGCATCGGAGGCACCGGCCTTGTACATGTCGAGCATCATCAGCGGCAGGGAGGCCTGCGGGCCGTTCCAGGAGTCCCAGTTCAGCGACTGGGTGGAACCGACGAGCAGAAGCACCGGGGCGGACTCTCCCATGACGCGGGCGATGGCCAGCATGACACCGGTGACGATGCCGGACAGTGCGGTGGGGAGGACGATCTTGTAGATGGTCTTCCACTTGGGCACACCCAGGGCGTATGAGGCCTCACGCAGATCAGCCGGGACCACGCGGAGCATTTCCTCGGTGTTCTTGATGATCACCGGGATCATGAGGATGATCAGCGAGAGGGACACCGCGAAACCGGAACGGTTGAAGCCGAACATGGTGATCCACAGGGCGTAGATGAACAGGGCTGCGACGATGGAGGGGACACCGGAGAGGATGTCCACCATGAAGGTGGTGATCCGGCCGAGACGGTTGCCGTTGGCGTACTCCACCAGGTAGATCGCGGTGAAGATGCCGAAGGGGATGGAGACGATCGAGGTGATCAGGGTCTGCATGAAGGTACCGACGATCGCGTGGTACGCGCCGCCACCTTCCATGTGGTAGAGGACACCCCGCTGGGAGGTGGTCCACCAGTCGAGGCTGAGGATCGGGCTCAGACCGCGGATGAACACCTCCGCCAGGACCCAGATCAGCGGAACCAGGGCGATGGCCATCGCCAGGTACATCACCACGGTAGCGATGCTGTTGGTGCTCTTACGCCGGGTGGAGATGTGGGTGAAGGCTGATTCCCGTTCCAGGGAGTTGCCTTCCGGAGCCACGGTCTTGATGTTGTTACTCATGATTATTTCTCCGCCTTCTAGCTGTTCTTGGCCACGATCGCGCGGGCGGCACCGTTGACCAGGAAGGTCAGCAGGAACAGCACCAGACCGGCGGCGATGTAGGCGCCGGCGCGAAGGTTGTCGTTGAATTCAGGGGCAGCGTTCGCGATGGCCGTTGCGAAGGTGGTTCCACCGTCGAAGAGGGAGGCACGGAACTCCGAGCTGGGAGAGATCACCAGGTAGAGGGCCATGGTCTCACCGAGAGCGCGACCCAGGCCCAGCATTGAGCCGGAGATGTAGCCCGACAGTCCGAAAGGCAGGACCGTCATACGCACCACCTCCCAGCGGGTGGCACCCAGCGCCAGGGCAGCCTCGATCTGGCCGCGGGGGGTCTGGACGAATACCTCTCGTGCGGTGGCGGCGATGACCGGGAGGATCATCACTGCCAGCACCACGCCACCGGTGAAGACGTTACGTCCGGTGTCGAATGAGGGAGAGTTGCTGTATGTGGCGAAAAGGAAGAAACCACCGGCCCAACCGTGGAACCAGTTGTAGAAGTCGGAGAGCGCCGGGCCCAGGACCTGCCAGCCCCAGAGTCCGTAGACGATGGAGGGAACCGCAGCGAGCATGTCCACCAGGTAACCGAGCGGCTTGACCGTCTTGGCTGGCGCGTAGTTGGACAGGAAGACCGCGATGCCCAGCGCCACCGGCATGGCAATGACCAGAGCGAAGACCGAGATGAGGACGGTGACACCGAAGAAGTTCGGGATACCGAAGGTCATCGCCGAGGTGTCACTGGTGTTCCAGGCCCCGGTGTAGGTGAAGAAGCCCCACAGCCCACCGGTGTTGTTCATCAGCGCGGGAACCGCACGGATGATCAGGAAGATACCGATTGCCGCGATGACGACACTGATCAGGGTCGCCGAAGCGGTGGACAGGAACTCGAAAACGCGGTCGCCGGGACGGCGCACTCCACCGGGAGACTGCGCGACGGTCGCCGGCTTGGGGCGGGGAGTCACGGTCGTCACGGGGTGTGCTTCGACCTTGGAGGCGTCGAGCTCTTCACGCCCATCCGTAGTCGGATTGTTGGTAGCCATGAGGCAGATTCCTTAACGCATATATGAAAATGACGTTTATCACACCCACGCCCTTAAGCGCGGGCAAGCCCCCGAAGGCTCGATGCGAACGGGGGCTAGGCTCTGAAACCCGGTTTCCCGAGTTCAGCGCCGGTTTCCTGAAAAACCAGTACTTACTGGATAGCCTCGACGGCCTCGAGCAGACGCTCATGGTGAGCACCGGTGACCGGGATGTAGCCCAGCTCCTCCAGGCCGGAGTCCTGGGACTCCAGGGCGACGGTCAGGAAATCCTTGACCATTGCGGAGGTCTCTGCATCATAACCGGCGGAGCAGACGATCTCATAGGTGGTCAGGACCAGCGGGTAAGCGCCGTCAGCGTCGATGGCGTACATGGCGTCAGCATCGACGACCATGTTGTGGCCCTCGCCGAGGAACTCCAGGTTCTCCAGAGCAACACCGACGGAGTCGGGGTTCAGCTCAACCGGGCCGGCACCGAAGTCGATGTTGGCGACTCCCAGACCGGACTGGTTGGCGAAACCGGCCTCGACGTAGGTGATGGCACCTGCGACGTTGGAGGTCTCGGTGGCAACACCGTTGGAACCGTTGGCGCCGGATCCGACTTCCTGCGGGAACTGCTGGCCCTCGGTGGTCCAGGCATCGGTGTTGGCGGCCAGGAACTTCTGGAAGTTATCGGAGGTGCCGGACTCATCGGAACGGTAGATGACGGAGATGTCCTGGTCCGGGAGCTCGACGCCCTCGTTCTCAGCGGCGATGGCCTCGTCGTTCCACTTGGTGATCTCACCCAGGAAGATCTGGGCGATGGTCTCGGTGGAGAGGTTCAGGGAATCGACACCCTCAACGTTGTAGGCCACAGCCACCGGGCCGATGACCAGCGGCAGATGCCAGGCTTCGTTGCCATCGCAACGCTCAGCAGCCGGGTCGACCTGATCGTCGGAAAGCGGGGAGTCGGAACCTGCGAAGGCGACCTGGCCGGCGACGAAGTTGGTGCGGCCGGAACCGGAGCCGGAGGCGTTGTAGGCCAGGGAAGCGCCGGAGACGGCCTCCTGGTACTTGATGTTGAAGTAGTCCATGGCGTTCTGCTGGGAGGAGGCGCCCTCGGAGACCAGCTGACCAGCGGTGCCGGACAGGCCCTCGATGGAGGCCGCGTCGGTGCCACCGTCGGTGGTCTCGCTCTCAGAGCAGGCGACGAGTGCGAGGGAACCAGCTGCGACGACACCGAGGAGAGAAGCGGTGCGCTTGAAGTTACGGATCACGGGGGAACCTTTCCGGTAAGGATTATCGGGGAAACCCGAGCAACCTAAATCTCGGCATTTCCGAGAATCACGCCGATCAGGAGACCTTGAATTCCTCCGACACGGCGAGATTGTTGCTCACATCAACTCAAAGTAGGGGCCCTATATGAACGCTTATCCCCCCCTCAGGTGAACGGGCGATTAACTTCACTGAACCATTGCAATAACTTGCGCCATGAGAGGCATTTTTGCGAGATGGGTGTCACTTTCAGGCGAATACGATGTGCTGCTCAACAATGTCGAAACCTGAGTTTTGGTACACCTTGACCGCTGCCGCATTATCTGCCTCCACATAGAGGATGACACGTCCCACCCCACGGCGCAGCAGATGTGCCAAACCGATACTCAAAATTGTCCCGCCCAGGCCCTGACCCCGGTGACCGGCGGCCAGACCGACCACATAAACCTCACCCAACGCAGGTTCCTCCCCGGTGTGCCATTTGGTCCAGTGGAAACCCGCCAACACCGGCTCAGCTCCCCGCTCATCCCAGAGGAAGAGGACATCCTCCGCCCGGAACCAGTCAACCTCCTGGGCCCGCGATAATTTCGCCCTATCCCAGCCGCCCTGTTCCGGATGCCAGGAGAAGGCATC is a genomic window containing:
- a CDS encoding cytochrome P450, whose translation is MKFDPTGRTPVDFADELHEMGCPIIHGPDGEVIVVGHEEAMAIANDPEHFSSAVSAHLQLPNGLDGAEHTSFRSLIDTYLAPSEVERYAESFREVAQKVVAQALKNGSADAVGQLGARYAVRAMMVWLGWPEHLEQRLLDWVMSNIAASRSGDREKIAQVAADFDQIISEVVEPRLKAPESFNDVTTQLVMDEQLGRRLEFPEIVSILRNWTGGDLTSMALCIGVICHGLAHDASLQGWLRSTPEAAEYEAVMDELLRLDNPFVSNRRVTTCPVSIDEVDLPEGQRIYLHWTGANRDPRVFNGSFDPHSHAEDNLVWGSGPHVCPGRSLSMLELRIFFTELLDAAIILRVRGEEQAGERGVHPTGGWRQLPVRLLARQH
- the pstB gene encoding phosphate ABC transporter ATP-binding protein PstB; translated protein: MSKLEINDVDIFYGDFHAVKNVNLKIPAQSVTAFIGPSGCGKSTVLRTLNRMHEVIPGATVKGEILLDGENIYNKNVDPVSVRNTIGMVFQKANPFPTMSIEDNVVAGLKLSGEKNKKKLKEVAERSLRGANLWEEVKDRLDKPGGGLSGGQQQRLCIARAIAVEPEVLLMDEPCSALDPISTLAVEDLIHELKEDFTIVIVTHNMQQAARVSEQTAFYSLEATGMPGHLVEFGPTKKIFENPDKKETEDYISGRFG
- the pstA gene encoding phosphate ABC transporter permease PstA, with the protein product MSNNIKTVAPEGNSLERESAFTHISTRRKSTNSIATVVMYLAMAIALVPLIWVLAEVFIRGLSPILSLDWWTTSQRGVLYHMEGGGAYHAIVGTFMQTLITSIVSIPFGIFTAIYLVEYANGNRLGRITTFMVDILSGVPSIVAALFIYALWITMFGFNRSGFAVSLSLIILMIPVIIKNTEEMLRVVPADLREASYALGVPKWKTIYKIVLPTALSGIVTGVMLAIARVMGESAPVLLLVGSTQSLNWDSWNGPQASLPLMMLDMYKAGASDAVLAKLWGAALTLVIIIALLNIGARLISARFSVKT
- the pstC gene encoding phosphate ABC transporter permease subunit PstC, which gives rise to MATNNPTTDGREELDASKVEAHPVTTVTPRPKPATVAQSPGGVRRPGDRVFEFLSTASATLISVVIAAIGIFLIIRAVPALMNNTGGLWGFFTYTGAWNTSDTSAMTFGIPNFFGVTVLISVFALVIAMPVALGIAVFLSNYAPAKTVKPLGYLVDMLAAVPSIVYGLWGWQVLGPALSDFYNWFHGWAGGFFLFATYSNSPSFDTGRNVFTGGVVLAVMILPVIAATAREVFVQTPRGQIEAALALGATRWEVVRMTVLPFGLSGYISGSMLGLGRALGETMALYLVISPSSEFRASLFDGGTTFATAIANAAPEFNDNLRAGAYIAAGLVLFLLTFLVNGAARAIVAKNS
- the pstS gene encoding phosphate ABC transporter substrate-binding protein PstS, encoding MIRNFKRTASLLGVVAAGSLALVACSESETTDGGTDAASIEGLSGTAGQLVSEGASSQQNAMDYFNIKYQEAVSGASLAYNASGSGSGRTNFVAGQVAFAGSDSPLSDDQVDPAAERCDGNEAWHLPLVIGPVAVAYNVEGVDSLNLSTETIAQIFLGEITKWNDEAIAAENEGVELPDQDISVIYRSDESGTSDNFQKFLAANTDAWTTEGQQFPQEVGSGANGSNGVATETSNVAGAITYVEAGFANQSGLGVANIDFGAGPVELNPDSVGVALENLEFLGEGHNMVVDADAMYAIDADGAYPLVLTTYEIVCSAGYDAETSAMVKDFLTVALESQDSGLEELGYIPVTGAHHERLLEAVEAIQ